The sequence TAATTCCTTCTCTTCATCCCAGTCTTCACAGCGTACCGTGTCGGGTGCAACCAAACGGTATCGCCAGCCACTCACGCTACAGACCATAATACCATCAGTGTCGGGATCTGGCAAGCGGGCTCCATGACGGCTCATCCATCCACAATGACGGGCTGGGACACCTAACATAAGCGCGTAATCCGGTACATTGCCGCGTACGACAGCTCCAGCCCCAATGAACGCATATCGACCAATAGTGGCCCCGCAAACGACAGTTGCATTTGCACCGATAGTTGCACCACGACGAACCAGAGTACGCATAAATTCAGCACGACGATTGATTTCAGCTCGCGGGTTAATAACATTCGTGAACACACACGATGGGCCACAGAAGACGAAATCTTCTAACTCAACACCGGTGTAGAGCGATACATTATTCTGAATCTTACACCCTTTGCCGATAACAACATTACTCGCAATGAGGACGTTCTGGCCTAGTACACATTGTTCTCCAATTCGTGCACCTGACATTACGTGAGAAAAATGCCATATCTTCGTTCCTTCACCAATCTCGCACGGTTCATCAATGATAGCAGTTGGGTGAACGAAGAATGAATGATCAGCCACGGTCTAGCTCCTTTCCAAAGCAGCTACACACCGCTCAGCGGCAAAGCCATCTCCATATAGGGTTGGACGAGGTGTTGTGGGTAAGGGTCGATTCGCTGCTGCTACAATCCGTTCAGGTTCTGTACCAACAAGAACATTCCATCCAAACGTTACTGTTTCTATCCATTCCGTTTCATCACGCAGTGTAACGCATGGAATACCCAGCCAATACGCTTCCTTTTGCACGCCACCTGAGTCGGTCAGAATTACACGTGCGTTCCGCATGAGGGTAACCATATCAAGATAACCAACTGGTTCGATCAACTTTACATATCCGGTGGTTTCCATCCAACTGTTGTAATTGCTCGGGAAGTACGTGGATGAACAGGGAAAATGACCTGCATCCGCAGTGCTGAAAGACCTGTCAATATATATATTGAGCAATCGTGCTGAATTGTCGGTATTCTCGGCACGGTGAACAGTTGCCAGTGCATACGAACTAGGCTTCACCTGAAGTCTTCTCAAGATTTCGGGATCTGCTCGATCAACCGCTAATCGTAGCACGTCGGCCCTGACATCACCAACTAGGATCACTCCTTGCGTAATCCCTTCACGAGCCAGGTTGTCAACCGCTGTCTGGCTCGGGCAGAGTAGAAGGTTTGAAACGTGATCGGTCAAAACCCGATTGATCTCTTCCGGCATGGCGCGATTGAAGCTACGCAAACCCGCTTCTACATGAGCGACCGGAATATGCAACTTAGCCGCAGCCAACGCACCAGACAGCGTTGAATTTGTGTCTCCGTATACCAGTACCCAATCTGGACGTTCATCTAGTAATACCGCTTCTATTTTTGCCAGCATTGTACCGGTTTGCGCCCCGTGGCTGGCCGAGCCAACCTCCAGATTTATGTCTGGTAGCGGTATATTGAGTTCCTGGAAAAACACAGCTGACATCCTTACATCGTAGTGTTGTCCGGTGTGTACAAGCACTTCACGATGCCGTTGCCGAAGAACACGACTAATTGCAGCAGCTTTGATAAATTGCGGTCGTGCGCCGACTATAGTGGCGATGTGCATGGTTT comes from Chloroflexus sp. Y-396-1 and encodes:
- a CDS encoding acyltransferase, translated to MADHSFFVHPTAIIDEPCEIGEGTKIWHFSHVMSGARIGEQCVLGQNVLIASNVVIGKGCKIQNNVSLYTGVELEDFVFCGPSCVFTNVINPRAEINRRAEFMRTLVRRGATIGANATVVCGATIGRYAFIGAGAVVRGNVPDYALMLGVPARHCGWMSRHGARLPDPDTDGIMVCSVSGWRYRLVAPDTVRCEDWDEEKELPALS
- the wecB gene encoding non-hydrolyzing UDP-N-acetylglucosamine 2-epimerase; the encoded protein is MHIATIVGARPQFIKAAAISRVLRQRHREVLVHTGQHYDVRMSAVFFQELNIPLPDINLEVGSASHGAQTGTMLAKIEAVLLDERPDWVLVYGDTNSTLSGALAAAKLHIPVAHVEAGLRSFNRAMPEEINRVLTDHVSNLLLCPSQTAVDNLAREGITQGVILVGDVRADVLRLAVDRADPEILRRLQVKPSSYALATVHRAENTDNSARLLNIYIDRSFSTADAGHFPCSSTYFPSNYNSWMETTGYVKLIEPVGYLDMVTLMRNARVILTDSGGVQKEAYWLGIPCVTLRDETEWIETVTFGWNVLVGTEPERIVAAANRPLPTTPRPTLYGDGFAAERCVAALERS